The segment CATTCCTAGCTTGTCCTTTCCTTCTTTGCTGCTTCCTTCCTCTGGCCTGGTTTTcctgtatgaaaaaaaaacaaaacaaaactacaagcTGTCCAACTGGAGGATCGTGTTTGTGATGGCCTATGTTCTGTGATGTCTAGTGACTTTGAAAATCCCATGTCTTGCAGTACACACAAACTTTTCCTGCCCATCAGCTGTGTTTGTCCACTCTTctctcttattttaattttataaacagTCTTAAAGTATTACACACAGGCTGTACATTTACAATCTGGCCTCAGCCAGCTGAGTACCTGGTACCATACACACGTACCATAGTGCATggtcccttttctctcttctttatttttatcttttgtatgttttatgctttgcttgtatgtgtgtgtgtgaacatgcatgtctggtttatttttatcttttgtatgttttatgctttgcttgtatgtgtgtgtgtgaacatgcatgtctggtttatttttatcttttgtatgttttatgctttgcttgtatgtgtgtgtgtgaacatgcatgtctggtttatttttatcttttgtatgttttatgctttgcttgtatgtgtgtatgtgaacatgcaTGTCTGGTTCTGGCAGAGACAAGAAGAATATGATTCTGGCACTGGGGTTGCAAATGTTGTTAGCTTCCATGTGGGTGGTAAAAGCCAAGCCCAAGTCCTTTGTAAGAACAGTAACTAATctttttaaaaccaaataaaaaaggttttttaggtttattttatgtgtatgagtgttttgcctgtaccaCGTGTGTGCCTCGTTCCTAAAGATATCAGGAAAAGGCATCAGATAGATTGCCTAGAGTtggagttagggatggttgtgaacccatgtgggtcctgggaactgaacctaggttctCTTGCAGGCagacactcatacaaataaaatcttcaaaaaaatgtttttttaatatataaaatatatactttacTTAGaggtttctttcatttttttcccttaaataaAAAGTTCAAAACTAAAAACTAACTTTTAGGGAAAGCAGCTGTAAGGAGTAGGAAagacaaggagaaagaagagccCTGGTGGTTCCCTCCAACTAAAGAGCCAGGAGGTCTATGGGAGCAGCAGGGCAAGGGAGGTGGCCTGGAAGCTGCCTAGTGCAAAGGCTCAGCTACTCTAGAGCTGAAGGGGTAGAGAGAGGCTAATGAAGAAACTCCAATCTCCCCACCTGAATTCAGCAAAGAGGTTAGAGAGAGGGTCCCAACTGCTTCTTCAGGGGGAGGACACAGTATTCAGTCCCACAGAAGGCCTGTGAGTGGGAAGGTGAGTCTGGGTCCCATTGGGAAATAAGCTAATATCAAACCAGCATGGTGAGGGAGGATGGCCCCCTACCATCAATTGCAATGATAGGCCGatcaggaaggaggggagggaagcgAGGGCATTTCTGCAACAGTCTGAACATGTGCAATATTGCTGTGTATCAAGTTTTAGTTGATAGAACTTGGTGGAATCTGCAATCCAGTTTGACCACTGCAGCTGGTGGTTTGCCCCCTTTGCTACATCCTGCAATAGACCTTCGCAGTGCCCCTAGAGACATGGATCTGAATCCTAGCAGAATCAGCCTTGTCGGCTTGCTCTAGGAAAGTGTGTTCCATTTTGAGTGTGTCTGGTGGGGATCCTATACTAGATGACCCTCAGCTGTGTCTGTCTGGGATTCTTCACTGCAAGGGATCTTGGTGCAAGGGGTGGGTTATTTCTAGGGTGGCACTGCTCATTCCCAGTCAAGGCCATTGACTCTCACATTCTGCCTTGTCTTCAAAGCTCAGGCCCTTTATTTGGAAGTAGTATTTTAGGGAAAATGGAGGGTTAGAAGAGCTGGCTAGGGAATTAAACAATGGCAAATGACTATGTCCAGGCGCCACAGAGAACCTGGAGAATCCAACAATTGGGTATGCATTTCTCTGCTTGTTTGTAGGTATCTATTCAGCCTGTATTATCTGGCAAGTTAGTatgagttgtcttttttttttaattctaaacatATGTTAATAAACTTCAAATAAtagcagaatttctctgtgtatagtTGTTAATTTGTTGGTGATACTAGTTGAATCAGATAATTATCTTGTGGTTCCCTTAGAGAACTGGTTCTAGGGCTTACTGTGGATATCAGAGTCCAAAGGTCTATAGGCCTTCGTAAAGTAGAGTATCAGTTGGTGTGTAACTTACCTACATGCTTCTTGTATGCCTTAGATCATCTCAAGATTGCTATAATACCATATCAGTTAAGTGTTACACAAATAGTTATTATACAGTCCTGTATAAATGGATGTGGTAAAGCTGGGTATGGAggaatacacctttaatcttagcaattgggaggcagagacaggcgggaTCTATGATCTCAGTCTGCAGAataagtttcaggacagacaggactacaaaaaataaaaaacaacagcaaaaactggTGTGGCAATGAATACTTGGAGGCAGGAGAAATCGTCTGCATAATCTGGGGCTAGGTTGATACATACAGTGGGTTTGAGGACAGCTTGAACTCTCCATAGCAAGGCTTTATctcaaacaaatatatatatattaaatgtgtAGGCAGTTTTACCCTCCGAAGTAGAACCTGTAAAGAGAGCCACCACCTGTATTTCTATTTTTGGTGAGAATCCAAAATCTTGTTTTCCTAAAAACTATATTAGAAGTAGTGGTATTCgtgtttaatctcagcacttggaaggctgagagaagctactgtgagtttgaagccagtctgagctTCTTAGTAAGATCTTATTTAAAACTAAAAGACTAGCAGTACCTAGTTTGCTATGCAGGAAGCTtgccttttgtctttgttttgtcctGCTTTGCAAGTCTGAGGTGTCTTTGAAGAGCCTTCAGGGCTCTGTTGCCTGATTCTTAGCTTCCTCCTTCCTCAGTGCCTCTATGGCCTGCCTTCCCTCCTTCCAGTGCTGTGCAGCTAGGGACAGGTAATGCTGCCACCTGGGAATCTTGTACCGACAGGAGTAGAGTGGGTTTCTCAGCTCGGGCTGAAGCCCCAGGATAGTTTCACAGCTTCTCGAGAATTCTGATTGTGGGTCTTGGCATTGGTGCTGGTCCGTCTGGAGATACCTTGCTGACAGTTCTGTGTGTGGTATTAAGTGGCAGTGGTGGGGCCTGCTCTGCAGTTCCAGCTGATGTGCTTGTTCAGAGAATTTTAACAGAAGAAAAGAGCCAGGTATACTATTGGTCACAGGACCTTGGCTCTTCTAGTGTGCCAGGGGCAGGGAGTGGCCACCGGTTCCTTCTAGTCTGTGGCATCTCCTGCTTCCTTTGCACTCAGACTTTTACCTAAAAGTAGGTGATGTATGTCAGACCTCCTGTGTGCCGAGTGGTGTCTGTGCTTGTCGTCAGGCTGTTTGTTACGACTTTACCCTTGTTTGTAAGTGGGGACTGAGGCTCTGAAGGGTAAGGAACATGCCCTGTGTTACCACAGCAGGTTTTAAACTAAGCCTACAGAAAGTTTCAGTTTTCTGTCAGAAGAGGTTGGGGTCGGTTGAGGAAAGATTCCACTTTGCTTCTCCCAGTCCCAGAAGGCCAGCTACAGGGACAGCCAGCTCTGTATGCCTTACTTCTGCTGTCATCCTGTCTTTAATATTCAGATGCAGTCCTCCAGCTAAGACTTGAGTGGGTATCCTTCTTTTTACAGATACCAGAAATTATCCACTTCTGCTGTGATTTCCTCATGTCATGGGTAGATGAGGAGAATATCCTTGATGTCTACCGGCTAGCAGACCTCTTTGACTTGAACCATCTGACCCAACAGCTAGATACCTACATCCTCAAAAACTTTGTGGCCTTCTCCAGAACTGACAAGTACCGCCAGCTTCCCTTGGAGAAGGTCTACTCTCTCCTCAGCAGCAATCGCCTGGAGGTTTCCTGTGAGACTGAAGTGTATGAAGGGGCCCTGCTCTACCATTACTCCCTAGAGCAGGTGCAGGCTGACCAGATCTCACTGAATGAGCCCCCCAAGCTCCTAGAGACTGTGCGCTTTCCCCTGATGGAAGCTGAGGTCCTTCAGCGGCTGCATGACAAGCTTGGTCCTAGCCCACTGAGGGACACAGTGGCCAGTGCCCTTATGTACCACCGGAATGAGATCCTGCAGCCCAGCCTTCAGGGCCCACAGACAGAGCTTCGCTCGGACTTCCAGTGTGTTGTGGGCTTTGGGGGTATTCACTCCACACCGTCTACAATCCTCAGTGACCAGGCCAAGTACCTGAATCCTCTACTGGGAGAGTGGAAACACTTCACTGCCTCTCTGGCGCCCCGAATGTCCAATCAGGGCATTGCAGTGCTCAACAACTTCGTGTACTTAATTGGAGGGGACAATAATGTCCAAGGATTTCGAGCTGAGTCCCGATGCTGGAGGTACGAAAGGGCACTTACCATCATTGCCTTTATTGTTAGACAACTCCATGGTGCAGGAATTGTGGGTTATGTGGGCTGTTCAGGGTACACGTTATCAAGGGCACATCTCTACAGACCTGCATCTGCCTTTTATATGAATGGTACAGCTTTTCTGGGGTATACCTGTGTCATGTAGTGAAGTCCAGATGAATCCAGACAAAGTGGACCACAGTGAAATAAGGAAAAGGGCATCAGAATTGCTTTCTTGCCTTTTGACCCTGCTATCCAGAAACTCAGTCACCCTGAAGCACAGCCTCGTTGTCTGCAGAAGGTTACTCTGGCTGCCAGTACTCAGGGAGCATGCGTTATTACTCAGTAAGGGGCTGGGGCAGCTGCTCCTGCTATCTTCAGTCTACCTCTTCAGTATCTTTTTTCAATTTCCATGCTGGTCTCCTCCGATCTTTCTCTCCAAATTACCAGCCAGGATGTCTTCCAGATGCTGCCTGCTGGAGCCCACATCTGAGTACAGAGGAGTAGGAAGGACCAGTAAGCATCATTGAGCCGTCACTAAATTCCCCCTTGGGCCTGTAGTCAGATGAGTATGTACTCAATAGCTACTCTGTGAGGAGGCAGTTTTTCCTGAGGGGTTTTGTGGATGGCTTTGGTGCAGGTTGCTTCTAACTGTGATCCCAGAGATCCATTTTTTTTGGACAGATCAAGAGACATTAGTTTAAGTCTCCAgctaccaatggattttaagggaTATCTTCATCATACTTTGGTGGATGTGGGAACCCCTGCCATCCCTGGTGCCCGCTACAAGCTAAGATGATGTTTTAGAGAGCAGCTCTGGGGTGGGTGCTGATGCAGTTCACTTTGATACACAAGTTCTGATTTTTGGCAATAAGGGTGAGGCTGGATTCTGCTCTGTTCCTGCCACATGAATTGAGCAAGCGCAGTGATACTCACCAAGAAGAAAACAGGCATTTCTTAGTCATTATTATTCCCTGGCCCTAGGAAGCAGTCACCTTTGGTAAACTGATGAGACTTAAACTTACCTATAATGATTAGATGGTTGGAATGGCAGAGttcaggaagaaggaaatgaCTCACTTCCTTTCAAACTGAATACTGGATCCGGTGAGCATGGCTGAATTTGGCTCCCCTCAGGTCAAACCTGCAAGCTTCTTTCTTGCAGGGCTCTGCTTCTAGCTGTGGGATTAAGGCCAGACTGCCCTGCCTTAGCTATTCAGAGCTGCAAAGCAGATCTCTCCAGAGCACTGACagctgggagctgaacttggaTCATGGCAGGTGGGATCAAAGGAACAGGAATTTACAAGTTTGCTGTGGCAAGTAGGGCTGGGTCCTGACTGCCAGCTGACCAGCGTGTCTGTCATCTCCACCGAACGGAAGCTTCATTTACTTCCCAGTCATCTCAAACCTTACAAAGCTGAGGGTGCAGCTCAGCATCAAATGTttccctagcatgcacaaggccctggattccacctccaccccagcacttgtgtggtttgttttgtttttggtcaaACTTGCACTAGCTGAGTAGTGAGGATGTCCTTAAATCCATGGTCATTCTGCCGGAAAATCACAGTGGCTGAATCCCTGAAATAGATTtttctgagtttctttctttcttcctattcatAGTTTAACAGATTGAAATCTATAAGCTCTTAGAATATAAGAAAACAATATTTTACAGTAAATAAAGTTTTGCAATCTGAGGACAGTGTTTAGCAGGTGTGTACTAGAACTCTGATGTTGAAACTGTAAGAAATTGCCTTGTGAAACAAAttaattttgtctttgtttccacttgttcttttattttctttctttgaattcaTATATACAAGTGTATTGGCTTTGTATCACTACTATAAAATATCTAAAGTAATTAGTTGATAAAGAGAGGATATTTATTTACTGCATACTTTGGGGTATGCCCACTGGTTTGTCCCCTGTGAGAGTAGATGGTAGCGGAGGGAACACTGAACCTGTTGTTACACTGTGCTCCAGGACACAGGAGGGAGGGCAGGGACCCAGAGTTAGATGATGttgtttaaagacaggatcttacaaaagaaaagagagaaaaaaggagaaaaaactgagtggtggtggtgtgatTGTGGtatactcctttaattccagcattcaagaggcaatGGCAGGTAgatctccgagtttgaggccagcctggtctgcagagtgagttccagagcagccaagcTTACactaagaaatcctgtctcgagaAATCAAAAGtgaggggtgggtggtgggtgataGGGGGTTGATTGTCTTATTCTATAGTCCTGGCCGACCCAGAACTCTACAtggaccaggttggctttgaacttggagtgatgctctgcctctgcttccctagtgctacAATAGGAAGTATGTGCAGTTATAGTAGGTCTCACTATCCTTTGTGTGGATCCCAGTGGTCCTCCCCAGATGGTCACCCTGAGGATCAGGCCtctcttagggttactattgctgtgatgaaacaccatataCAAAAGCACATTGTGGAAGACAGGGTTTATTTCATTCATAGTTCCCTATcactcacagttcatcatcaaaagcaatgAGTgcatgaacctggaggcaggaagtgatTTAGCGactgtggaggggtgctgcttactagcttgtctTCTACAGTTTTCTCAGCCTGATTTACAGAAACCAGGACATCCAGCCCTGGGGCAACCCCATGCATGATGAGCTGggtcctctcacatcaatcactaattaggaaaatgccctatgggcttgcctacagcctgatcctatgaaggcctttttttttcagttggggCTTCTCTGATGACTCACCTTGTGTcactgacataaaactaggcagcaCAAGGCCTTTATATACAGACCTTTAGAGGACATTCTACCCATGCCATTCTTTGTACTTTTTTCATAGCTGTAGCTGGATAAATTAAAGTAGTATTTTGGGTTTTTCTCCTAAGCATTTCCATGTACCTTTAAAATTCTAATGACTTTAAAACAGTAATAGTTGGGTCTATCATTCCTGCTgtttaagaggctgaggcaggaagattctgCCTGGGTTACTGAATGAATGAGTTAAggtccagcctgggcaacttagtcaGACACTGTCACAAAATAGTGAGAAGGCGGCCGGAAGCCCAGTGTGGTTCTTACCTTTAATCACAgtcctgggagacagagacaggcagagatctgtgagttccagaccagtcagggCTATGCAGTGAGACCTTATTTCAAATAAAAGGAGAGTGGTGGGCTGGGGATGATCAAGCTCAATAATAGAACTCTGATAGCATGCACAGAGCTCGAGGTTTAATCCCTAGCTCTTCGGTGTATACCCATCACACCACTAACAGTAAtggaaatacagaagaaaaaaacccaacttgCTAAATTTGACAAAGACCTAGAAcatgcttgatatttataatatcAATTTATAATAGTTTGcaattcaggggctggagagatggcttagcaggtaagagcactgactgctcttccaaaggtcctgagttcaaatcccagcaaccacatggtggttcacaatcatctgtaatgagatctgacgctctcttctggagtgtctgaagacagctacagtgtacttacatataataaataaataaatcttagttaAAAAATAGTTTGGCAATTCAAATAGGTGAATCAAAATTATTATCTTAGGAAGCTTTGACTGCTATAACAAATACTACAGAGTAGGTGGCTTAACTATCAAACACCTGTTTCTCATAATCTTGGATCTGGAATGTCAGCTGATTGAGTCTGGTAAGGACCCTTTCTTGCTGTGACCTCACATAGTAGACAGACTGTctcatctcttcctctcttcccttcttccttttttctagtacttttcaagacagggtttctctgtgagcccttggctgttctggaactcactctgtataccaggctgatcttgaactcagagatctgcctacctctgcctcctaagtgctgggattaaaggtgtgtgccaccactgtctggcttttgtctgtttttcttaatAGACTCTAATTCTATCTTGGGCTTCAACCTCAGGACTTGAGCACTGTCAGGGTGAGTCAGGG is part of the Mus musculus strain 129S1/SvImJ chromosome 16 genomic scaffold, GRCm38.p6 alternate locus group 129S1/SvImJ 129S1/SVIMJ_MMCHR16_CTG1 genome and harbors:
- the Klhl22 gene encoding kelch-like protein 22 isoform 3 (isoform 3 is encoded by transcript variant 6), producing the protein MAEEQDFAQLCRLPTQPSHSHCVNNTYRSTQHSQALLRGLLALRDSGILFDVVLVVEGKHIEAHRILLAASCDYFRGMFAGGLKEMEQEEVLIHGVSYNAMCQILHFIYTSELELSLSNVQETLVAACQLQIPEIIHFCCDFLMSWVDEENILDVYRLADLFDLNHLTQQLDTYILKNFVAFSRTDKYRQLPLEKVYSLLSSNRLEVSCETEVYEGALLYHYSLEQVQADQISLNEPPKLLETVRFPLMEAEVLQRLHDKLGPSPLRDTVASALMYHRNEILQPSLQGPQTELRSDFQCVVGFGGIHSTPSTILSDQAKYLNPLLGEWKHFTASLAPRMSNQGIAVLNNFVYLIGGDNNVQGFRAESRCWRYERALTIIAFIVRQLHGAGIVGYVGCSGYTLSRAHLYRPASAFYMNGTAFLGYTCVM